A section of the Thauera chlorobenzoica genome encodes:
- the tnpA gene encoding IS66 family insertion sequence element accessory protein TnpA, with amino-acid sequence MASTVRSKWRRRGHEEWRAVFDRFAASGLSIRQFCDSEGLSKSSFERWRGLLAGEASSVADRGDACARAGFVDAGLVDVGGGAGRLELKLDLGGGVVLHLVRG; translated from the coding sequence ATGGCATCGACGGTGAGGAGCAAATGGCGGCGACGCGGCCACGAGGAATGGCGGGCGGTGTTCGATCGCTTTGCGGCAAGCGGTCTGAGCATCCGGCAGTTCTGCGACAGCGAGGGCTTGAGCAAGTCGAGTTTCGAGCGCTGGCGCGGCCTGCTGGCCGGTGAGGCGTCGAGCGTCGCCGATCGCGGCGATGCGTGCGCTCGTGCGGGCTTTGTCGATGCGGGCCTGGTCGACGTTGGCGGCGGTGCAGGCCGGCTCGAGCTCAAGCTCGATCTGGGTGGCGGTGTCGTGCTGCATCTGGTGCGCGGCTGA
- the gatA gene encoding Asp-tRNA(Asn)/Glu-tRNA(Gln) amidotransferase subunit GatA: protein MINASLTELRRALDHGQISSVELATLFLDRIDALNPQLNAFITVDRDGALAAARAADARLAAGRGGALAGIPLAHKDVFCTEGVLTTCASKMLANFVSPYDAHVVSLLKAAGAVSLGKTNMDEFAMGSSNESSWYGPVKNPWHPERVPGGSSGGSAAAVAARLAPIATGTDTGGSVRQPAAFCGITGIKPTYGTVSRYGMIAYASSLDQGGAFGASAEDCALLLSAMTGFDARDSTSLERPAEDYAAALAASAPGAKPLAGLTIGLPREFFAEGMADDVRAAVDAALDAYRALGATTVEVSLPNAKLAIPAYYVIAPAEASSNLSRFDGVRYGHRAAGYGDLADMYSKSRAEGFGAEVKRRILVGTYVLSHGYYDAYYLQAQRLRRLIAQDFQAALQQCDLIAGPTTPTPAWALGQMADDPVQMYLSDIYTIAVNLAGLPGLSHPAGFGAEGLPIGLQLVGDYFAEARLLNAAHQYQHATDWHLRRPACAA, encoded by the coding sequence ATGATCAACGCCTCCCTCACCGAACTGCGCCGCGCGCTCGACCACGGGCAGATTTCCAGCGTCGAGCTCGCGACCCTGTTCCTCGACCGCATCGACGCCCTCAACCCGCAGCTCAACGCCTTCATCACCGTCGACCGCGACGGCGCCCTCGCCGCCGCGCGTGCCGCCGACGCGCGCCTCGCCGCCGGCCGGGGCGGGGCGCTCGCCGGCATCCCGCTTGCGCACAAGGACGTGTTCTGCACCGAAGGCGTGCTCACCACCTGCGCCTCGAAGATGCTGGCGAACTTCGTCAGCCCTTACGACGCCCACGTCGTGAGCCTGCTCAAGGCCGCCGGCGCGGTGAGCCTGGGCAAGACCAACATGGACGAGTTCGCGATGGGCTCGTCGAACGAAAGCTCCTGGTACGGCCCGGTGAAGAACCCGTGGCACCCCGAACGCGTGCCCGGCGGCTCCTCCGGCGGCTCGGCCGCGGCGGTCGCCGCGCGCCTGGCGCCGATCGCCACCGGCACCGACACCGGCGGCTCGGTGCGTCAGCCGGCGGCGTTCTGCGGCATCACCGGGATCAAGCCGACCTACGGCACGGTGAGCCGCTACGGCATGATCGCCTATGCTTCATCCCTCGACCAGGGTGGCGCTTTCGGCGCCTCGGCCGAAGACTGCGCGCTGCTGCTGTCGGCGATGACCGGCTTCGACGCGCGCGACTCGACCAGCCTCGAGCGCCCCGCCGAAGACTACGCCGCCGCCCTCGCCGCCTCCGCCCCGGGGGCGAAACCGCTCGCCGGCCTCACCATCGGCCTGCCGCGCGAGTTCTTCGCCGAAGGCATGGCCGACGACGTGCGCGCCGCGGTCGATGCCGCGCTCGACGCGTACCGCGCCTTGGGCGCGACCACGGTCGAGGTCTCGCTGCCCAACGCGAAGCTGGCGATTCCCGCCTACTACGTGATCGCGCCGGCCGAAGCTTCGAGCAACCTCAGCCGCTTCGACGGCGTGCGCTACGGCCACCGCGCCGCCGGCTACGGCGACCTCGCCGACATGTACAGCAAGAGCCGTGCGGAGGGCTTCGGTGCCGAAGTCAAGCGCCGCATCCTGGTCGGCACCTACGTGCTGTCGCACGGTTACTACGACGCCTACTACCTGCAGGCGCAGCGCCTGCGCCGGCTGATCGCGCAGGATTTCCAGGCCGCATTGCAGCAGTGCGACCTGATCGCCGGGCCGACCACCCCGACCCCCGCCTGGGCGCTCGGCCAGATGGCCGACGACCCGGTGCAGATGTACCTGTCCGACATCTACACGATCGCGGTCAACCTCGCCGGCCTGCCCGGCCTGTCGCACCCTGCCGGTTTCGGCGCCGAGGGCCTGCCGATCGGCCTGCAGCTGGTCGGCGACTACTTCGCCGAGGCCCGCCTGCTCAACGCCGCGCACCAGTACCAGCACGCCACCGACTGGCACCTGCGCCGTCCGGCCTGCGCGGCCTGA
- the mreC gene encoding rod shape-determining protein MreC, giving the protein MSFSGHQPPPIFRRGPAPLVRLFLFVAVCLVLLVADLRFRYLDVMRNALSVITYPLQMAAATPADVVRNAARYFGTLIDVQLENAELRRHQLGAGERLLRFEQLEQENTRLRELLQMSQRVGVKSIAAEILYNAPDPFARKVILDRGAQQGVEAGLAVVDAQGVIGQVSRVHPIQSEVTLLTDREQAIPVSVVRNGVRGVLYGNGRGTLEMRHALADVDLQPGDQLVTSGLDGVFVPGLPVATVLSVDRDADAFARIECAPLAAIERSVHVLVIGRAAYPPPPPETGEGR; this is encoded by the coding sequence ATGTCTTTCTCCGGCCATCAGCCTCCTCCCATCTTCCGGCGCGGACCCGCACCGCTGGTGCGCCTGTTCCTGTTCGTCGCCGTCTGCCTCGTGCTGCTGGTGGCGGACCTGCGTTTCCGCTACCTGGACGTGATGCGCAACGCCCTGTCGGTGATCACCTATCCGCTGCAGATGGCCGCGGCGACGCCGGCCGACGTGGTGCGCAACGCCGCGCGCTATTTCGGCACCCTGATCGATGTCCAGCTCGAGAACGCCGAGCTGCGCCGCCATCAGCTCGGTGCCGGCGAGCGCCTGTTGCGCTTCGAGCAGCTCGAACAGGAAAACACCCGCTTGCGCGAACTGCTGCAGATGTCGCAGCGCGTCGGGGTGAAGAGCATCGCCGCCGAGATCCTGTACAACGCGCCCGACCCCTTCGCGCGCAAGGTGATCCTCGATCGCGGTGCGCAGCAGGGGGTCGAGGCCGGGCTGGCGGTGGTCGATGCGCAGGGCGTGATCGGACAGGTCAGCCGCGTTCATCCGATCCAGTCCGAAGTCACCCTGCTCACCGACCGCGAGCAGGCGATTCCGGTCAGCGTGGTGCGCAACGGCGTACGCGGCGTGCTCTACGGCAATGGCCGCGGCACCCTGGAGATGCGCCACGCGCTCGCCGATGTCGATCTCCAGCCCGGTGACCAACTCGTCACTTCGGGCCTCGACGGCGTCTTCGTTCCCGGCCTGCCGGTGGCGACCGTGCTCAGCGTGGACCGCGATGCCGACGCCTTCGCCCGCATCGAATGTGCGCCGCTGGCGGCGATCGAGCGCAGCGTGCACGTGCTGGTGATCGGCCGCGCAGCCTATCCGCCGCCGCCGCCCGAAACCGGGGAGGGGCGCTGA
- the gatC gene encoding Asp-tRNA(Asn)/Glu-tRNA(Gln) amidotransferase subunit GatC → MSLSNEQVGHIARLARIALADAEIDATRAKLDGIFGLIEQMQAVDTAGIEPMSHPQELATRLRADAVTETDRRDAFQKIAPQTEAGLYLVPKVIE, encoded by the coding sequence ATGTCGCTGTCCAATGAACAAGTCGGGCACATCGCCCGCCTCGCGCGGATCGCCCTTGCCGACGCCGAAATCGACGCCACCCGCGCCAAGCTCGACGGGATCTTCGGCCTCATCGAGCAGATGCAGGCGGTCGACACCGCCGGCATCGAACCGATGAGCCACCCGCAGGAACTCGCCACCCGGCTGCGCGCCGATGCCGTCACCGAAACCGACCGCCGCGACGCCTTCCAGAAGATCGCCCCGCAGACCGAAGCCGGGCTGTACCTGGTGCCCAAAGTGATCGAGTAA
- the mreD gene encoding rod shape-determining protein MreD: MQPTHRSSRILLPVKLWFVVLSLFVALGLEYIPTGRLPGLPGWVALVLAFWCVREPLRIGMGTGFILGLLVDVGLGAAMGQHALAYVVLAYFANRLARRVLWFPPWQQAVHVLPLLLLSQALMVGVRLLAGAEFPGWSYFLSSFSGAALWTPLSLLLLLPQYQPVERDDNRPI; this comes from the coding sequence ATGCAGCCCACCCATCGTTCGAGTCGGATCCTGCTGCCGGTCAAGCTCTGGTTCGTGGTCCTGAGCCTGTTCGTCGCCCTCGGCCTCGAATACATCCCCACCGGGCGCCTGCCCGGGCTGCCGGGCTGGGTGGCGCTGGTGCTGGCCTTCTGGTGCGTGCGCGAACCGCTGCGCATCGGCATGGGCACCGGCTTCATCCTCGGCCTGCTGGTCGACGTCGGGCTGGGCGCGGCGATGGGCCAGCATGCGCTCGCCTACGTGGTGCTGGCCTATTTCGCCAACCGCCTGGCGCGGCGGGTGCTCTGGTTTCCGCCGTGGCAGCAGGCGGTGCATGTGCTGCCGCTGCTGCTGCTGAGCCAGGCGCTGATGGTGGGGGTGCGCCTGCTCGCCGGAGCCGAGTTTCCAGGCTGGTCGTATTTCCTGTCGAGCTTCAGCGGCGCCGCGCTGTGGACGCCGCTGTCCCTGCTGCTGCTGTTGCCGCAGTACCAGCCGGTGGAGCGCGATGACAACCGCCCGATCTGA
- the mrdA gene encoding penicillin-binding protein 2, with translation MTAFRAPAAELARFRLRVLAAAVFVLLCFGLLALRFYVLQVQRHDYFLTRAEDNRIALLPVVPHRGAIIDRNGVVLARNYATYTLEITPSQVRDLDATLDELAALVPIEARDRRRFRKLLEESRNFESVPLRSRLNDEEVARVVSQRYRLPGVDVKARLLRDYPQGSTAAHVLGYIGRINPRDIERIEERGETANYRGTQHIGKAGLEQSYEAELHGTTGVEQVEVNAGGRAVRALSRTPAMPGNDLELTLDVELQRVAENAFGERRGALVAIEPATGGILALASMPSFDPNLFVDGISTQDWKALNDSPDHPLLHRAIYSAYPPGSTFKPFMALAGLESGKRTAKQAIHDVGYFNFGSHRFMDDKLGGHGMVDLHKSIVESCNTYYYQLANDLGIDGIAAFLAPFGFGARTGIDLPGEAAGVLPSPQWKRERFRKAEQQRWYAGETISVGIGQGYNAYTPLQLANALAALVNDGRLFRPHVVRHVVDPRSGARRVIEPAPLRQIPLRQAHLKSVLDAMVDVNRSGTGRRAFHGAPYTVGGKTGTAQVFSLRGQRYVEGRVRERLRDHSWFVAYAPAENPRIALAVLVENGGFGAQSAAPIARQVLDYYLLERRAAAPAKEDTESGEAVEDEAATVPAPPAAAPPDVSRSVP, from the coding sequence GTGACCGCGTTCCGCGCGCCTGCCGCCGAACTCGCCCGCTTCCGCCTCCGGGTTCTGGCGGCGGCGGTCTTCGTGCTCTTGTGTTTCGGCCTGCTCGCGCTGCGCTTCTACGTTCTTCAGGTGCAGCGCCACGACTACTTCCTCACCCGCGCCGAGGACAACCGCATCGCCCTGCTGCCGGTGGTGCCGCATCGCGGCGCCATCATCGATCGCAACGGCGTCGTGCTGGCGCGCAATTACGCCACCTACACGCTGGAGATCACCCCCTCGCAGGTGCGCGATCTCGATGCCACCCTCGATGAGCTGGCCGCGCTGGTGCCGATCGAGGCGCGCGACCGCCGCCGCTTTCGCAAGCTCCTCGAAGAGAGCCGCAACTTCGAGAGCGTGCCGCTGCGCAGCCGCCTGAACGACGAGGAGGTCGCCCGCGTGGTCTCGCAGCGCTACCGCCTGCCCGGCGTGGACGTGAAGGCGCGCCTGCTGCGCGACTATCCCCAGGGTAGCACCGCGGCGCATGTGCTGGGCTACATCGGCCGGATCAACCCGCGCGACATCGAACGCATCGAGGAGCGCGGCGAGACCGCCAACTACCGCGGCACCCAGCACATCGGCAAGGCCGGGCTGGAGCAGTCCTACGAGGCCGAGCTGCACGGTACCACCGGCGTCGAGCAGGTCGAAGTCAACGCCGGCGGCCGCGCCGTGCGCGCCCTGTCGCGCACGCCCGCGATGCCCGGCAACGACCTCGAGCTGACGCTGGACGTCGAACTCCAGCGCGTCGCCGAGAACGCCTTCGGCGAGCGTCGCGGCGCGCTGGTGGCGATCGAGCCGGCCACCGGCGGCATCCTCGCCCTGGCGTCGATGCCCAGCTTCGACCCCAACCTGTTCGTCGATGGCATCTCCACCCAGGACTGGAAGGCGCTCAATGACTCGCCCGACCATCCGCTGCTCCACCGCGCGATCTATTCCGCCTATCCGCCGGGCTCCACCTTCAAGCCCTTCATGGCCCTGGCCGGCCTCGAGAGCGGCAAGCGCACGGCAAAGCAGGCGATCCACGATGTCGGCTATTTCAACTTCGGCAGCCACCGCTTCATGGACGACAAGCTCGGCGGCCACGGCATGGTCGACCTGCACAAGTCGATCGTCGAGTCGTGCAACACCTACTACTACCAGCTCGCCAACGATCTGGGCATCGACGGCATCGCCGCCTTCCTGGCGCCGTTCGGCTTCGGCGCGCGCACCGGCATCGACCTGCCGGGCGAGGCGGCCGGCGTGCTGCCCTCGCCGCAATGGAAGCGCGAGCGCTTCCGCAAGGCGGAGCAGCAGCGCTGGTACGCCGGCGAGACGATCTCGGTGGGCATCGGCCAGGGCTACAACGCGTATACCCCGCTGCAGCTTGCCAACGCGCTGGCGGCGCTGGTCAACGACGGCAGGCTGTTCCGCCCGCACGTGGTCCGGCACGTGGTCGACCCGCGCAGCGGCGCGCGGCGGGTGATCGAACCCGCGCCGCTGCGCCAGATCCCGTTGCGCCAGGCGCACCTCAAGTCGGTGCTCGACGCGATGGTTGACGTGAACCGCAGCGGCACCGGGCGCCGCGCCTTCCACGGCGCGCCCTACACCGTCGGCGGCAAGACCGGCACCGCCCAGGTGTTTTCGCTGCGCGGCCAGCGCTACGTCGAGGGCCGGGTGCGTGAGCGCCTGCGCGACCATTCCTGGTTCGTCGCCTACGCTCCGGCGGAAAACCCGCGCATCGCCCTCGCCGTGCTGGTGGAGAACGGCGGTTTCGGCGCCCAGTCGGCAGCGCCGATCGCACGCCAGGTGCTCGACTACTACCTGCTCGAGCGCCGCGCCGCGGCTCCGGCGAAGGAGGACACGGAAAGCGGCGAGGCGGTGGAGGACGAAGCCGCCACCGTGCCTGCGCCGCCGGCTGCCGCGCCGCCCGACGTTTCCCGGAGCGTGCCGTGA
- the gatB gene encoding Asp-tRNA(Asn)/Glu-tRNA(Gln) amidotransferase subunit GatB, with the protein MSRSDWEVVIGLEVHAQLNTASKIFSGASTAFGAEPNRQASAVDIALPGVLPVLNRGAVERAIRFGLAIGAHVADKSVFARKNYFYPDLPKGYQISQMDLPVVQGGAITIRVGEGEAGYEKTVRLTRAHLEEDAGKSLHEDFHGMTGIDLNRAGTPLLEIVSEPDMRSSAEAVAYARTLHALVRWIDICDGNMQEGSFRCDANVSVRKKGATEYGTRREIKNLNSFRFLQQAIDFEVQWQIDTIEDGGRVHQATVLFDPDTGETRMMRSKEDAHDYRYFPDPDLLPLMIAPDWKARVQAEMPELPGAMKARFIDEWGLSAYDATTLTASKEVADFYQATVAAAGTALAKPCANWVMGELAARLNKAELDITESPVAPAQLAGLVARIADNTISNAIGKKVFEALWNGEGGGKADAADEIIDRQGLKQVTDSAAIEAMIDAVLAANPKSVDEFRAGKEKAFNALVGQVMKASKGKAGPAQVNELLKKKLGG; encoded by the coding sequence ATGAGCCGATCCGATTGGGAAGTCGTCATCGGGCTGGAAGTCCACGCCCAGCTCAACACCGCGAGCAAGATCTTTTCCGGCGCCAGCACCGCCTTCGGCGCCGAGCCCAACCGCCAGGCGAGCGCGGTGGACATCGCCCTGCCCGGCGTGCTGCCGGTGCTCAACCGCGGCGCGGTCGAGCGCGCGATCCGCTTCGGCCTGGCGATCGGCGCCCACGTCGCCGATAAGAGCGTGTTCGCGCGCAAGAACTACTTCTACCCCGACCTCCCCAAGGGCTACCAGATCAGCCAGATGGACCTGCCGGTGGTGCAGGGCGGCGCGATCACGATCCGCGTCGGCGAGGGCGAGGCCGGCTACGAGAAGACCGTGCGCCTGACCCGCGCCCACCTCGAGGAAGACGCCGGCAAGAGCCTGCACGAGGACTTCCACGGCATGACCGGGATCGACCTCAACCGCGCCGGCACGCCGCTGCTGGAGATCGTCTCCGAACCCGACATGCGTTCCTCTGCCGAGGCCGTGGCCTACGCCCGCACGCTGCACGCGCTGGTGCGCTGGATCGACATCTGCGACGGCAACATGCAGGAGGGCTCGTTCCGCTGCGACGCCAACGTCTCGGTGAGGAAGAAAGGCGCGACCGAGTACGGCACCCGGCGCGAGATCAAGAACCTCAACTCCTTCCGCTTCCTGCAGCAGGCGATCGACTTTGAGGTGCAGTGGCAGATCGACACCATCGAGGACGGCGGCCGGGTGCACCAGGCCACCGTGCTGTTCGACCCCGACACGGGCGAGACGCGGATGATGCGCAGCAAGGAAGACGCCCACGACTACCGCTACTTCCCCGACCCCGACCTGCTGCCGCTGATGATCGCGCCCGACTGGAAGGCGCGCGTGCAGGCGGAAATGCCCGAGCTGCCGGGGGCGATGAAAGCGCGTTTCATAGACGAATGGGGCCTGTCGGCCTACGATGCCACCACCCTCACCGCGTCCAAGGAAGTCGCCGACTTCTACCAGGCCACGGTCGCCGCAGCGGGCACCGCACTCGCCAAACCGTGCGCCAACTGGGTCATGGGCGAGCTCGCCGCGCGCCTCAACAAGGCCGAACTCGACATCACCGAATCGCCGGTCGCCCCCGCCCAGCTCGCCGGGCTGGTCGCGCGCATCGCCGACAACACGATCTCGAACGCGATCGGCAAGAAGGTGTTCGAGGCGCTGTGGAACGGCGAAGGCGGAGGAAAGGCCGACGCAGCCGACGAAATCATCGACCGCCAGGGCCTCAAGCAGGTCACCGACAGCGCTGCGATCGAGGCCATGATCGACGCGGTGCTCGCGGCCAACCCGAAGTCGGTGGACGAATTCCGCGCCGGCAAGGAGAAGGCCTTCAACGCCCTGGTGGGACAGGTCATGAAGGCTAGCAAGGGCAAGGCCGGCCCGGCCCAGGTCAACGAGCTGCTGAAGAAGAAACTCGGAGGCTGA
- a CDS encoding rod shape-determining protein — protein sequence MFGFLRSYFSNDLAIDLGTANTLIYVRGKGIVLDEPSVVAIRTEGGPNSKRSIQAVGHSAKQMLGKTPGNITAIRPMKDGVIADFVVTEQMIKQFIKKVHDSRLLSPSPRIIICVPCGSTQVERRAIRDAALAAGASQVFLIEEPMAAAIGAGLPVSDATGSMVVDIGGGTTEVGVISLGGIVYSGSIRVGGDKFDEAIVNYIRRNYGMLIGETTAEKIKKEIGSAFPGSEVREMEVKGRNLAEGIPRSFTISSNEILEALTEPLNQIVSAVKIGLEQTPPELGADIADRGMMLTGGGALVRDLDRLLMEETGLPVVVAEEPLTCVARGCGMALDKMDKLASIFTSE from the coding sequence ATGTTCGGTTTCCTGCGCTCTTATTTCTCCAACGATCTCGCGATCGACCTCGGCACCGCCAACACCCTGATCTACGTGCGTGGCAAGGGCATCGTGCTGGACGAACCTTCGGTGGTGGCGATCCGCACCGAAGGCGGGCCCAACTCCAAGCGCTCGATCCAGGCGGTCGGCCACTCGGCCAAGCAGATGCTGGGCAAGACGCCGGGCAACATCACCGCGATCCGGCCGATGAAGGACGGCGTGATCGCCGACTTCGTCGTCACCGAGCAGATGATCAAGCAGTTCATCAAGAAGGTGCACGACTCGCGCCTGCTGTCGCCTTCCCCGCGGATCATCATCTGCGTGCCCTGCGGCTCGACCCAGGTCGAGCGCCGCGCGATCCGCGACGCCGCGCTCGCCGCCGGCGCCAGCCAGGTGTTCCTGATCGAGGAGCCGATGGCGGCGGCGATCGGCGCCGGGTTGCCGGTGTCGGACGCGACCGGCTCGATGGTCGTCGACATCGGCGGCGGCACCACCGAAGTGGGGGTGATCTCGCTCGGCGGCATCGTGTACTCGGGCAGCATCCGCGTCGGCGGCGACAAGTTCGACGAAGCCATCGTCAACTACATCCGCCGCAACTACGGCATGCTGATCGGCGAGACCACCGCCGAGAAGATCAAGAAGGAGATCGGCTCGGCGTTTCCCGGCTCCGAAGTGCGGGAGATGGAGGTCAAGGGCCGCAACCTCGCCGAAGGCATCCCACGCAGCTTCACCATTTCGTCCAACGAGATCCTCGAGGCGCTCACCGAGCCGCTCAACCAGATCGTCTCTGCGGTCAAGATCGGCCTCGAGCAGACCCCGCCCGAGCTCGGCGCCGACATTGCCGATCGCGGCATGATGCTCACCGGCGGCGGCGCGCTGGTGCGCGACCTCGACCGTCTGCTGATGGAAGAGACCGGCCTGCCGGTGGTCGTCGCCGAGGAGCCGCTGACCTGCGTCGCGCGCGGCTGCGGGATGGCGCTCGACAAGATGGACAAGCTCGCTTCCATCTTCACCTCCGAGTGA
- the tnpB gene encoding IS66 family insertion sequence element accessory protein TnpB (TnpB, as the term is used for proteins encoded by IS66 family insertion elements, is considered an accessory protein, since TnpC, encoded by a neighboring gene, is a DDE family transposase.), giving the protein MFFPEGAVRVHVYGRPVDMRKSFDGLYALTRHALGCDPLSGELFVFINRRGTQMKVLYWDRSGFCVWAKRLEQGRFVSDWSRVLTRQMDWTGLKLLLEGIEPARFKRRFKLPEVAAKPA; this is encoded by the coding sequence ATGTTCTTCCCCGAAGGGGCGGTGCGGGTGCATGTCTATGGCCGCCCGGTTGACATGCGCAAGTCCTTCGATGGGCTGTACGCGCTCACCCGCCACGCACTTGGGTGCGATCCGCTGTCGGGCGAGCTGTTCGTGTTCATCAACCGGCGCGGCACGCAGATGAAGGTGCTGTACTGGGATCGCAGCGGCTTTTGCGTGTGGGCCAAGCGCCTCGAGCAGGGACGGTTCGTGTCCGACTGGTCGCGGGTGCTCACTCGCCAGATGGACTGGACCGGGCTGAAGCTGTTGCTCGAAGGCATCGAGCCGGCGCGCTTCAAGCGCCGTTTCAAGCTCCCGGAAGTGGCCGCCAAGCCCGCATGA